In Heyndrickxia vini, the sequence CCGTCCTCGTGCGCAAGGACGTGCAAGCCAAATCCTTAAACGTACTAGCCACATTACAATCGTGGTATCAGAAAAGAAGGAGGGATAATTCGTGGGTCAAAAAGTACATCCAATAGGTTTACGTATCGGAGTTATTCGTGACTGGGAATCTAAATGGTACGCTGAAAAAGACTATGCAGATCTTTTACACGAAGACTTAAAAGTACGTGAATATATCGCAAAACGCCTTATTGATGCATCTGTATCTGGCGTAGAAATCGAACGTGCTGCGAATCGCATTAATATTACTATCCGTACTGCAAAACCAGGAATGGTTATCGGTAAAGGTGGTACTGAAGTAGAAGCACTTCGTAAAGCATTGAATTCTTTAACAGGCAAACGCGTACACATCAATATCGTTGAAATTAAAAAAGCTGATATCGATGCGAAGTTAGTAGCTGAAAATATTGCTCGTCAATTAGAAAATCGTGTATCTTTCCGTCGTGCACAAAAACAAGCCATTCAACGTGCTATGCGTGCCGGTGCAAAAGGTATTAAAACACAAGTTTCTGGACGTCTAGGCGGAGCAGATATTGCCCGTGCTGAACACTATAGTGAAGGAACAGTTCCGCTTCATACTTTGCGTGCAGATATCGATTATGCTCATGCAGAAGCAGATACAACTTACGGTAAACTTGGAGTAAAAGTATGGATTTACCGTGGAGAGGTTCTTCCAGCGAAGAAAAAATCTGAGGAAGGAGGAAAATAATCATGTTATTACCTAAACGCGTTAAATATCGCCGTGAACATCGTGGAAAAATGCGTGGACGTGCAAAAGGTGGCACTGAAGTTGCATTTGGTGAATACGGTTTACAAGCTGTTGAGGCATCTTGGATCACTAACCGTCAGATCGAAGCTGCACGTATCGCCATGACACGTTATATGAAACGTGGTGGTAAAGTGTGGATTAAAATCTTCCCTCACAAGCCATATACTGCTAAACCATTAGAAGTACGGATGGGTTCCGGTAAAGGGGCACCAGAAGGCTGGGTAGCAGTCGTAAAACCTGGTAAAATTATGTTTGAAATTGCTGGTGTTTCTGAAGAAGTTGCACGTGAAGCACTTCGTCTTGCAGCACATAAGCTTCCAATCAAATGTAAATTTGTAAAACGAGAAGAAATTGGTGGTGAAACAAATGAAGGCTAATGAAATTCGTGATTTAACCACTGCCGAAATTGAACAAAAAGTAAAGTCATTAAAAGAAGAATTATTTAACCTACGTTTCCAGTTAGCTACTGGACAACTTGAAAATACAGCTCGCATCCGTGAAGTACGTAAAGCGATAGCTCGTATGAAAACGGTGATCCGTGAAAGAGAGATCGGCGTAAATAATCGATAACGATAGGAGGTCTTGCGAAAATGAGTGAACGGAACCAACGTAAAGTTTATACAGGACGTGTTGTTTCAGACAAAATGGATAAAACAGTTACTGTTCTTGTAGAAACATATAAAAAACACTCACTTTACGGCAAACGCGTGAAATACTCTAAGAAGTTTAAAGCACACGATGAGCAGAATGAAGCAAAAATCGGCGATATCGTTCGCATTATGGAAACACGTCCATTATCAGCGACAAAACGTTTCCGTCTTGTTGAAGTCGTTGAAAAGGCCGTTATTATCTAATAGAATGTTTCGGATTAGTTTTTCCGAAGGGAGGTAAACCATAATGATTCAACAAGAATCTCGTTTAAAAGTTGCTGACAACTCTGGTGCAAGAGAAGTTTTAACAATTAAAGTTTTAGGTGGATCTGGTCGTAAAACAGCTAACATCGGTGATGTTATCGTTTGTACAGTGAAACAAGCAACACCAGGAGGCGTTGTTAAAAAAGGTGAAGTTGTTAAGGCTGTAGTTGTTCGTACTAAGAGTGGTGTCCGCCGTCCGGATGGATCATATATTCGTTTTGATGAGAATGCATGTGTAATTATCCGTGATGATAAGAGCCCTCGTGGAACTCGTATCTTCGGACCAGTTGCTCGTGAACTTCGTAATAACAATTTTATGAAAATCGTATCCTTAGCTCCGGAAGTTCTTTAATTATAATTGATTCGTAAACCAAGGAGGTGCGATTAAGATGCATGTTAAAAAAGGCGATAAAGTAATGGTTATCACTGGTAAAGATAAAGGAAAAACAGGTGTTATTTTAGCAGCTTTTCCTAAAAAAGACCGTGTAATCGTTGAAGGTGTTAACATCGTGAAAAAGCACTCAAAGCCATCACAAGCTAATCCACAAGGTGGAATTGTTAACTTTGAAGCAGCTATTCACGTATCTAATGTAATGTTAGTAGATCCTAAAACAAACGAACCAACACGTGTTGGTTATCAAGAAGTTAACGGTAAAAAAGTACGTGTAGCAAAAAAATCTGGTGAAGTTTTAGATAAATAGTTTTTAGAAGAAGGGAGGTACACGACATGAACCGCCTAAAGGAAAAATATGAAAAGGAATTAGCTCCAGCTTTAGTGAGCAAATTCAATTATAAATCTGTAATGCAAGTACCAAAAATTGAAAAAATCGTTATCAACATGGGTGTTGGTGATGCTGTTCAAAACGCAAAAGTTTTAGACAATGCGGTTGAAGAACTTGCAATTATCACTGGACAAAAACCAGTTGTAACAAAAGCGAAAAATTCTATTGCAGGATTCCGTCTTCGTGAAGGAATGCCTATCGGTGCGAAAGTTACACTTCGTGGCGAACGCATGTATCAATTCTTAGACAAACTAATTTCAGTTTCTCTTCCACGTGTACGTGACTTCCGCGGTATCTCAAAGAAAGCATTTGATGGTCGTGGAAACTATACACTTGGTGTAAAAGAACAGCTTATCTTCCCTGAAATTGATTACGATAAAGTGAGTAAAGTACGTGGTATGGATATCGTTATCGTAACAACTGCAAACACAGACGAAGAAGCTCGTGAATTATTAACTCAACTCGGAATGCCATTCCAAAAGTAATCGCTAAAAAAGGGAGGCGAAAACGTGGCTAAAAAATCTATGATCGTGAAACAAAAGCGCACACCAAAGTTTGAAGTGCAAGCTTACACACGTTGCGAACGTTGTGGCCGTCCACATTCAGTAATTCGCAAATTCAAACTTTGCCGTATTTGTTTCCGTGAACTTGCATATAAGGGTCAAATTCCTGGCGTTAAAAAAGCTAGCTGGTAAACCCCGAAATTGGGAAGGAGGTTAATATAATGGTAATGACAGATCCAATTGCAGATTTGCTTACTCGTATTCGTAATGCAAACATGGTGCGTCACGAAAAACTAGAAGTTCCTGCTTCTAAAATCAAAAAAGAAGTTGCTGAAATTCTTAAGCGCGAAGGTTTTATTCGTGATGTTGAATTCATCGAAGATAATAAACAAGGTATCATTCGGATCTTTTTGAAATATGGTGCGAACAATGAACGTGTAATCACTGGTATTAAACGTATTAGTAAGCCAGGTTTACGTGTATATGCAAAAGCAAACGAAGTTCCAAAAGTATTAAACGGTCTTGGAATCGCAATCGTTTCTACTTCTCAAGGCGTACTTACTGATAAAGACGCTCGTAACAAACAAGTTGGCGGAGAAGTATTAGCGTACGTTTGGTAATACTAAGGTATGAATGGAGGTGCAATAGAATGTCACGTGTAGGTAAAAAACCTATTGAAATTCCTTCTGGTGTAACAGTTACATTAGATGGAAGCAACGTTACTGTTAAGGGACCTAAAGGTGAACTTACTCGCAGTTTTAGCCCTGACATTACAATCAATATTGAAGAGAACGTAATTAACATCACTCGTCCATCTGATGCAAAAGAACACCGTGCGTTACATGGTACAACTCGTGCATTATTAGCTAACATGGTTGAAGGTGTATCTAAAGGATTTGAAAAATCCCTAGAATTAATCGGGGTTGGATATCGTGCTCAAAAACAAGGCAACAAACTTGTTCTTAACGTAGGTTATTCACATCCAGTTGAATTCGAAGCAGAAGACGGACTTGAAATTGAAGTTCCTGCGAACACAAAAGTTATTGTAAAAGGTACTAGCAAAGAGCGCGTTGGTGCATTAGCTGCCAATATTCGTGGTGTTCGTCCACCTGAACCTTATAAAGGTAAAGGGATTCGTTATGAAGGCGAATATGTACGTAGAAAAGAAGGTAAAACTGGTAAATAATGCGGCTTAAGGCTAAAAGAAAGGAGTGACCTCGGGTGATCACTAAGCCAGATAAAAATAAAGTACGTAAGAAAAGACATGCTCGTGTACGTGCTAAATTAAGTGGTACAACGACACGTCCTCGTTTAAACGTATATCGTTCTAATAAAAATATTTATGCTCAGTTGATCGATGATTTAAATGGTGTAACTTTAGCTAGTGCTTCTACATTAGATAAAGAACTTAACCTTGAATCTAACAGCAACATTGATGCAGCACAAAAAGTTGGCGAATTAATCGCAAAACGTGCGGTTGAAAAAGGCGTTAAAGCAGTAGTTTTTGACCGTGGTGGATACCTTTACCACGGACGTATTAAAGCACTAGCTGACGCTGCCCGTGAAAACGGCTTAGAATTTTAATAAAAAAGGAGGGACAAATACATGCGTCACATTGATCCTAACAAACTTGAATTAGAAGAACGCGTTGTTACTGTTAATCGTGTTGCGAAGGTTGTTAAAGGTGGACGTCGTTTCCGTTTCTCTGCACTTGTAGTTGTAGGTGATAGAAATGGTCATGTTGGCTTCGGTACTGGTAAAGCTCAAGAGGTACCTGATGCAATCCGCAAAGCAGTAGAAGATGCGAAGAAAAACCTAGTAGAAATAGCGATTGTTGGAACTACAATTCCACATGAAGTAATCGGTCGATTCGGAGCTGGCCAAATACTTATGAAGCCAGGTTCTCCAGGTACTGGAGTAATTGCCGGTGGTCCTGTACGTGCGGTACTAGAATTAGGTGGAGTAGCTGATATTACATCTAAATCACTTGGTTCTAATACACCAATTAATATGATTCGTGCAACTATCGATGGTATTAAGCAGTTAAAACGTGCGGAAGATGTTGCTAAATTACGTAATAAATCAGTAGAAGAACTGTTAGGATAAGGAGGGAATTTTAATGGCAAACAAATTAGCAATTACCCTCACTCGCAGTTTGATTGGTCGTCCAGAAAATCAACGTGAAACAGTTAAAGCTCTTGGTTTGCGTAAAGTGAATCAAACTGTTGAGCATGAAGATAATGCTGCAATCCGTGGTATGGTCAATAAAGTTGCTCATCTCGTAACAGTAAAAGAACAGTAATAGAACTTACTAATACAAGGAGGTGCCGACAATGAAACTTCATGAATTAAAACCTGCTGAAGGATCACGAAAAGAACGTAATCGTGTAGGTCGTGGTATTGGTTCTGGTAACGGTAAAACTGCTGGTAAAGGTCATAAAGGTCAAAACGCTCGTTCTGGCGGTGGCGTACGCCCTGGTTTTGAAGGTGGTCAAACACCTTTATTCCGTCGTCTACCAAAACGCGGTTTTACAAACATTAACCGTAAAGACTATGCGATCGTGAATCTTGATGCATTAAATCGTTTTGAAGATGGTACTGAAATTACTCCGGTCCTTCTTATTGAAACAGGAGTAGTTAGCAAAGAGAAAGCAGGAATTAAAATTCTTGCAAAAGGTAAGCTTGAGAAAAAATTATCTGTCAAAGCTCACAAATTCTCCTCTGCTGCTAAAGAAGCTATCGAAGCTGCTGGCGGATCTATTGAGGTGATTTAATGATTAAGACAATCTCCAATTTTATGCGTGTGGGTGATATAAGAAAGAAAATTATATTCACCCTATTAATGTTAGTTGTGTTTAGAATAGGAGCTTATATTCCAGTTCCTGGTGTTGATGCACGTGCATTAGAAGCAAATGACCAATCTGGTTTCTTTAGTATTCTAAATACATTTGGTGGTGGCGCGCTCTATCAATTCTCTATTTTTGCAATGGGAATTATGCCTTACATCACAGCATCAATTATTATCCAGTTATTGCAAATGGATGTAGTTCCTAAATTCACGGAGTGGTCGAAACAAGGTGAAGTGGGTCGACGTAAGTTAGCACAATTTACTCGATACTTCACAATCGTTCTTGGTTTTATTGAAGCAATTGGTATGTCGTATGGTTTCAATACCATGACACAAGGTCAGTTGATTCAAAATCCAGGAATCGGTACTTATTTGACCATTGCAATTGTGTTGACAGCAGGTACCGCATTTTTAATGTGGGTTGGTGAAGAAATTACCGCTAAAGGTGTGGGTAATGGAATTTCAATTCTTATCATGGCTGGGATTGTTGCTCGTATTCCAACGATCGTTGGACAAATTTTTGAACAACAATTAAAAAATGCTGGTCAACAATTATTTATTAAAATTGTTATCTTATTACTAATTGTATTAGTGGTAATTGCAATTGTTGTTGCTGTCGTATTCGTTCAGCAAGCATTAAGAAAAATTCCTATTCAATATGCACAACGTTTAGCAGGGAAAAACCCTGTTGGCGGCCAATCAACACACTTACCATTAAAAGTAAATGCAGCAGGTGTTATTCCGGTTATCTTTGCTGTTTCGTTTATTATCGCTCCAAGAACAATAGCATCCTTCTTTGGATCAAATAATGTCACAGACACTATTACTTGGATCTTTGATTATACGAAACCAGTTGGAATGATCATTTATGTTGCGTTAATTATAGCTTTCACATATTTCTATGCGTTTGTACAAGTAAATCCCGAACAAATGGCGGATAACCTCAAGAAACAAGGAGGGTATATTCCGGGAATTCGACCTGGTAAAAATACTAAGGAGTACTTAACATCTGTTCTGTATCGATTAACATTTGTGGGTTCTATTTTCTTAGCAGTTATTTCTATACTTCCAGTGTTGTTTACGAATTTAGCTGGATTACCACCATCAGCTCAAATTGGTGGAACTAGTTTACTAGTTGTTGTGGGTGTTGCACTTGATACGATGAAACAATTAGAATCACAACTTGTGAAACGTCATTATAAAGGTTTTATCAAATAATTGTTAGTTTTAGGGACAGTCAATTTGTTCCTAAAACTAAAATGAGTCTTGAGGGGGAAGTACTAATGAATTTAGTGTTAATGGGCCTTCCCGGTGCCGGTAAAGGAACACAAGCCGAACGAATCGTAGATAAGTATGCAATCCCTCATATCTCAACTGGAGATATGTTCCGTGCTGCTATGAAAGAAGGAACAGAACTCGGCTTAAAGGCAAAATCGTTTATGGATAAAGGTGAACTTGTCCCTGATGAAGTGACAATTGGCATTGTTCGTGAACGTTTAAGCAAAGATGATTGTCAGAAAGGTTTCTTATTGGACGGTTTCCCAAGAACTGTTCCACAAGCAGAAGCACTTGAAGCAATTCTTAGCGATCTTAATAAAAAGATTGATTACTGTATAAATATTAATGTGGATAAAGATATCTTGATGGGAAGACTTACTGGTCGACGCATTTGTAAAAATTGCGGAGCAACGTACCATCTTGAATTCAACCCACCTAAAGAAGCAGGAACTTGTGACCGATGTGGCGGAGAGCTATATCAACGTGCTGATGATAATGAAGAAACGGTTCAAAACCGTTTGGATGTTAACATCAAACAAACAAAACCCCTTCTTGATTTTTATGCAGGAAAAGGCTATTTACAAACGATTGATGGCGAACAAGATATTAACAAAGTATTTGCTGATATCGACAAATTGCTTGCTGTAATCAAGAACTAATAAAAATTACTTCTGATGTTCGTAAGAATTGGATGTAATTACTGAAAAATTTATTCGCAAGTTTGATGCAATTCCTTCATATAAAGGGTATAATGGATTTCGTGGCTTTTGTCATTAAAGTAATTCTCGAAATTCTACCATGAGATGAAGGTAACATTTTAACAATAGATATTTATATCCTGTTGATAAAATAGATGAAGAGGCGCGAAAAGGCTCGCGGATGTGAAAGAGATCTCTCTCTATCATGGCTGAAATGAGTGAAAGCCTGGTGTGCGTCTTTCGAACATCTCTCATGCGATTCAAAACTTTGTAAAAAATCATGGCTTTTCTATCGTTCGCGAGTATGCTGGACATGGGATTGGTCAAGAATTACATGAAGACCCACTATTACCTCATTATGGACCGCCTACCATAGGCACTCGCGTAAAAGTGGTAAAAGTTTGTAGTCCATAAATGTAAGAAGAAGGGAGACGGGTTCGATGGCGAAAGACGATGTTATCGAGGTTGAAGGTACTGTTAGTGAAACTTTGCCTAATGCAATGTTTAAGGTAGAATTAGAGAATGGTCATACTGTTCTTGCACATGTTTCTGGAAAAATTAGAATGCATTTCATTCGTATTTTACCAGGGGATAAAGTAACAGTTGAACTTTCTCCATATGATTTAACTCGCGGAAGAATTACGTATCGTTTCAAATAATAATGCACTCCGTACTATTAAGGAGGTAAAAGAGATGAAAGTCAGACCATCAGTAAAACCAATTTGTGAGAAATGTAAAATCATTCGCAGAAATGGTAAAGTAATGGTTATTTGTGAAAACCCAAAACATAAACAAAAACAAGGATAATTTTTAAAGGAGGTGCGCTCTTAATATGGCACGTATTGCAGGTGTAGACATCCCACGTGATAAACGTGTAGTGATCTCTTTAACATATGTCTTTGGGATTGGAAAACCAACAGCCCAAAAGATTTTAGCTGAAGCAGGCGTATCTGAAGATACTCGTGTTCGCGACTTAACTGAGGAAGAATTAAATAAAATCCGTGATATCATTGACAAATTAAAAGTTGAAGGTGACCTTCGTCGTGAAGTTTCTTTAAACATTAAACGTTTAATGGAAATTGGATCATTCCGTGGTCTTCGTCATCGTCGTGGTTTACCAGTTCGCGGTCAAAATACAAAGAACAACGCTCGTACACGCAAAGGTCCTCGTAAGACTGTAGCAGGTAAAAAGAAATAATTAGTAAAGGAGGTTTCATAGTAGTATGGCACGTAAAACAAACACTCGTAAACGTCGTGTGAAAAAGAATATAGAAACAGGTATTGCACACATTCGTTCTACATTCAACAATACAATCGTAACGATTACTGATTCTCATGGTAATGCTCTTGCATGGTCTAGTGCCGGTGCTCTTGGTTTCAAAGGTTCACGTAAATCTACTCCGTTTGCAGCGCAAATGGCAGCAGAAACTGCAGCTAAAGCATCTATGGAACATGGAATGAAAACTCTTGAAGTAACTGTTAAAGGACCTGGTGCAGGTCGTGAAGCTGCTATTCGTGCACTTCAAGCTGCTGGTCTAGAAGTAACAGCTATTAAAGATGTTACACCGGTACCACATAATGGTTGCCGCCCACCTAAACGCCGTCGTGTTTAATTTTTTCTGTATAGAATTTGTATCCATGTCAATAATGGGATATGATATGACAAAAAATACAAAACAGAAATGATTAATCCAGTTGTTGTGCACAAATGGGAATGTAAACATGGGGAATTTCGGTTAGGTCGATTAAATTCTATCTCTGCCGGGGTTTCGACGTTTTGAAGGAGGGTAAATTTGAATGATTGAAATCGAAAAGCCAAAAATTGAAACGGTTGAGGTTAACGATGATGCAAGTTTCGGGAAGTTCGTCGTAGAACCACTAGAGCGTGGATATGGTACAACTTTGGGTAACTCCTTACGTCGTATCCTATTATCCTCACTTCCAGGTGCAGCTGTCACTTCTATACAAATAGATGGGGTCATGCATGAGTTCTCAACAATTGAAGGCGTCGTAGAAGATGTAACATCAATTATTCTTAATATTAAAAAGCTAGCATTGAAAATCTACTCTGACGAAGAAAAAACGTTAGAAATTGATGTGCAAGGAGAAGGAGTTGTCACTGCTGCTGACATCACACATGACAGCGACGTGGAAATTCTTAATCCAGATCTTTACATCGCAACATTAGGGAAAAATGCTCACTTCCGTATGCGTATGTCAGCTGTAACAGGTCGTGGTTATACACCTGCTGAACAGAATAAACGTGAAGATCTTCCGATTGGAGTAATTCCAATTGATTCTATCTATACACCGGTTCAACGTGTAAACTATCAAGTGGAAAATACCCGTGTTGGTCAAGTATCAAACTTTGATAAGTTATCATTAGATGTGTGGACTGATGGAAGCATTGGACCAAAGGAAGCAATTTCTCTAGGTGCAAAGATTCTTACAGAGCACTTAAATATTTTCGTAGGTTTAACCGATGAAGCACAAAATGCTGAAATCATGGTTGAAAAAGAAGAAGATCAGAAGGAAAAGGTTCTTGAAATGACGATTGAAGAACTTGATCTCTCCGTTCGTTCTTATAATTGCCTAAAACGTGCCGGAATCAACACTGTTCAGGAGTTAGCAAATAAAACTGAAGAAGATATGATGAAAGTTCGTAATTTAGGTCGTAAGTCTTTAGAAGAAGTAAAAGCGAAGTTAGAAGAACTTGGTTTAGGCTTAAGAAAAGACGATTGATATAAAAAACTTGATAATATTAATTTTCAACAAGGGAGGGAAACTTCATGGGATACAGAAAACTAGGACGTACTAGTGCCCAACGTAAAGCGTTGCTTCGTGACTTAGCAACTGACCTTATCATCAATGAGCGCATTGAAACTACTGAAGCTCGTGCGAAAGAGTTACGTTCAGTTGTTGAAAAAATGATCACTCTTGGTAAACGTGGTGATTTACACGCACGTCGTCAAGCAGCTGCATTCATCCGTCATGAAATTGCTAATGCTGAAACGAAACAAGATGCTGTTCAAAAATTATTCTCTGACATCGCTACACGTTATCAGGAACGCCAAGGCGGATATACTCGTATCATGAAACTTGGACCTCGTCGTGGTGACGGTGCACCGGTAGTAATTATTGAATTAGTTTAATAGGTATTTACAATGAGGGCAGGACAGTTAGTTATAACTGCTTCTATGCCCTTTTTTTGTAAATATGGGCCTTGCATTCTATTACCATGTTGGCCTTTTGCGCTTAACGCGTCGAAACTTTTATATATGTGATGTATTGAAGCTAATAGAGTGTTACGATGGGTAGTATACATTTATATCTATCCCGTCTAGCTCCTTGCATCCCTCTCCATCTCTAATTATTAGAGGATTTTGTGACCAGGGAACGTACTTACTTCCCCAGGAGAGGGGTGCAGGCTTTTTTGTTTTATAAAGATATAGTTACAAGATAGTTGGAAAATAACACGATTACTCGCTTTGCATAGAGGAGGCTTGAAGATGCCGGAGGAAATTATTTCTATTGAACATGTATATTTTCGTTATCCGGGACAAGATCCGTATGTCTTAAATGATATTTCTTTATCCGTTCAAAAAGGGG encodes:
- the rplQ gene encoding 50S ribosomal protein L17, producing the protein MGYRKLGRTSAQRKALLRDLATDLIINERIETTEARAKELRSVVEKMITLGKRGDLHARRQAAAFIRHEIANAETKQDAVQKLFSDIATRYQERQGGYTRIMKLGPRRGDGAPVVIIELV